Genomic segment of Gloeocapsa sp. PCC 7428:
CAATTTGTAATGTCCGCGTGTAAAACTTACCTAGTGTTTGAGCAGCCCAGTATCGAATTACAAGCCCACTGATCATCACAATAATTCCTATCCAACTAACATATATATTATTCCAAGACCCTAGGTTATAAAAATTTAAGATAGGTGCTAATAAGACAAGCAAAATACTAAATAGACCATTAGCCCACATCATATATGAACTGTTACGGTCAGATGAACCAGGTTGAAGACTAAGTGCTTGCTCTCCTTTTCTTAGTGTTCTTTCTACAACAAAGTAACAGGCTATTAAGAAATAAACTAAAAAAGTTGTTATCATAAAGCTGACTTTCACTACTTTAATAAAGCACTACCAAATTTCGTTTAAATCAAGGACAAATTCTGGTAATACATCTTCTCCAGATAAAGAGTTAGGCGATTGCAGTATTTCCACAGAATGTCCTTGTCGATAAACTTCTACTTGCTGATTTTGTGGATCAATCAGCCAACCTAAGCGAACACCATTGGTAATGTACTCTTGCATCTTCTCTTGTAAAGGTTTAAGGCGATCGCTACTAGAGCGTAATTCAATCACAAAATCAGGTGCAAGCGGAGGAAACTTGTCTTGTTCTTTTTTTGTAAGTCTGTTCCAATGTTCTAAACTAATCCAAGCAGCGTCAGGAGAACGAAAAGCACCATTAGGTAACTTAAACTCTGTAGAAGAATCAAAAACTTTACCTAATTTCTTTTGCTTATTCCAAGCTTGGAGTTGATAGGTAATTTCTGCATTGCGATTACCGCTAGTTCCCCCTGTAGGTGGCATAACAATCAAAGTACCATACTGATCGAGTTCAAGCTTTAAATCAGGATTATCCTCACAGATTTTAAGATACTGCTCTTCTTTAATAGGAGCGATCGCACTAAGATTTAGTAGCATTATTTTGACTCCTTTCTTGCAGAAATACCAGAATCACGACAAATGCAAATCGCAGTCTATAACATATGTATAAGCTAAAGTATTCGTAACATAATTGCCCACAAAGATCGAGAGGTAAAAGTGACGATTAACCCAATCGAGTTATTGCGATCGCGCTACGGTCAAAGCCTTGATTTTGATAGTGAATGGAATGCGTGCTTAACGACATTACTATCACATCGTTCAATTCGTGCTTATCGCCCCGATCCTCTACCTTCAGGAACTTTAGAGCTAATCATAGCATCGGCGCAATCGGCGGCAACTTCATCAAATCTGCAAACTTGGAGTGCGATCGCCATCGAAGATGCACAGCGTAAAGCCCAGTTAGCGGCGTTAGCAGGAAACCAAAAACAGATCCAGCAGTGTCCATTGTTTTTAGTTTGGTTAGCCGATTTAGCACGTTTAACGCACATTGCCCAAAGTCGCGGAATGTCGCACGCAGGTTTAGACTATTTAGAAATGTTCGTCACAGCAACAATAGACGCCGCACTAGCCGCGCAAAATGCTACAGTAGCAGCAGAATCCCTCGGTTTAGGTACTGTGTACATTGGGGCGATGCGCAACCACCCTGAAGAAATCGCTGCACTCCTGAAATTACCGCCGCACGTATTTGCCGTATTTGGGTTGTGTGTAGGCTATCCCGACTCACCGCAGGCGGCGATTAAACCGCGATTACCGCAATCAGCTATGCTACACCGCGAACGTTATGATTTAACAGTTCAAGATGCGGCGATCGCACAATACAACGAAATCATGCAGAATTTCTATCGCGAACAACAAATGAACGTCACTGGAGATTGGGCGGAACATTCTGTGAAGCGCATTGCAACACCACAATCGTTATCAGGACGCGATCGACTGCGCGAAGCATTACAAAATCTCGGTTTTGAGCTACGTTAAATATGGAAATCTATAACTTTCTGCAAGTATCCGATGCGATCGCCACCGCCGGACAACCAACCGCACAACAATTTGCAGACATCAAAGCCGCAGGTTATGAAGTTGTTGTTAACTTAGCGTTACCAACTTCCACTCATGCGATCGCCAACGAGCAAAAAATAGTAGAAGATCTAGGAATGGACTATGTACACATTCCAGTCATTTGGGAAAAGCCTACGCTAGAAGACATTGAGCGTTTCTTCCATGTGATGCAAGCAAATGCAGATAAAAATGTGTTTGTTCACTGTGCGATGAATATGCGAGTTTCTGCCTTTGTGTACTTATATCGCGTCATTCACGAACAAACAAGTGTAGAAGAAGCGAAACAAGATTTACAACGAATTTGGCAACCGAATGACACTTGGCAGCAGTTTATCGATAAGGTTATTGCACATTATCAAAAAGCATAGCAGAGGTCAGAGGTAAAATCTAGTTAGGGAAGTTATATTAAGTCTGGTTGATTAGTGATGATAAAAATGGTGACTAGTAACTCATCACTGATCTAGTTATTTGACCGGAGAGGATATCAGTACAAGCTTCTATATTCTATTGACCATTGCTATAAATTCGTAATCCGTATTGTGTTAAACAGCGAACTACGAATTTATAAAATGTCGGTTTCCAATAACTTTACAAAGCCGCAAAGTAAGCTTCTAATGCTTCGGAACCACCGATCAGTTTACCATCGATAAATACTTGTGGTACTGTTGTTGCACCTGCAACTGCTTGTAAAGAACGAGTGGTGACATCTTTACCAATGACTATCTCTTCATAGTCTAAACCGCGTTCTTTGAGCATTGTTTTCGCACGAGCGCAGAAAGGACAACCAATTTTAGCAAACAGCGAGACTAATTTAGGCTTAGCAGCTTGAGGGTTGATATGATTAAGCATTGTCTCAGCATCGGATACCTTAAAAGGATCGCCTGGTTCTTCGGGTTCGATAAACATCTTTTCAATAACGCCATCTTTTACTAACATTGAGTAGCGCCAAGAACGTTTACCAAATCCTAATTCTGTCTTATCGACGAGCATTCCCATTCCTTCGGTAAACAGTCCATTACCATCAGGAATCATTTTGATATTTTCTGCTTCTTGGTGCTTTGCCCATTCATTCATCACAAAAGCATCGTTGACCGAAATACACACGATCTCATCTACACCGTTTTCATAAAAAGCTTTTGCCATCTGGTTGTACCCAGGAAGATGAGTCGATGAGCAAGTGGGAGTAAACGCACCTGGTAAGGCAAAGACAACAACAGTTTTACCATTAAACAAATCATCTGTCGTAATATCGACCCACTCATTGTTTTGACGGGTACGAAAGGTGCAGTTAGGAACTTTTTGTCCTTCTTTGTTTGACAACATCGCTTATCCCTTTACAAATTTTAACAGTTAAAGCGTACTCATTATGACTATGATTTGTCAAGGGCAAATCGCTAAAGTAAGTTAATCAATAATTTTAAGCGATGAAAATATTATGGTTGGTGTATTACGAACAAGTCGGTATCAGAAAGCAACAAAACACCTGTGCGCATTTGCTAAAATTGCCTAATCGAAAAAGCCAATCCCTCACAGCTTGATTTTACAGGTGCTATAGAAACTTGTGCTGAACTCATTGGCGCGTGGATGAGTACTAGACCGATTCCGCAATTACCACTACTTAGAGATAATCTAGGTAGGCTCATTTCACGGAAAAGCGTCGTTACAATGAGCCTGCGAGGAACTCAGTTTAATTTAAAGCAGTATGCATCAGCAATAACCAAACGTGATTCCTTCACCGCACAAATGAAACAATTTCGCTGTAACTACGATATTGACGCCGAAAAAGTAGCTGAAGTTATTGAAACTTATCAACGCCTACTAGGATACTAAATTAAAGCCGTGCTTCACTTAACCGAAAGATGAGAAATAACACGAGTAGGTGTAATGGATAAAAGCTGTAGAACCAACGTGCTGAAGATCCTCTTTGGTGATTCGCAACATGGATAAATACAGGAGTGACGATCGCCGGAAGTTGAAAGATATTAGATACTGCGATCGCATCAACAAGATGTAACGCAATCCACGCTAACCACCAATGAAGATTTGGTGCAAATATTGACATTAAGCACATCGCCGCCACACCGTAAGCGCCATACTCGACGCGGAGTAATTCTGCTGAGACAATTCCCAAAATCCAAATTAAATATTTATATTCTCGCAACCTCCGACTCAAGCGCAAGGTAATTAACCCCAGCGACAATGTAAACAGAATATTCGGACGCGTTCCTGATAGCGTGAGGACATACAAAGGCTGACTCAACAAACCCAAAAGCACAAGTCTTTGCAAGTATCGTGGAAAGCTGCGAGTATATCTTTCTCCTTGGGCTAATAACCACGCAAACAGCGGAAAACTGAGACGCCCAATCACGCGAAAAACAAAAACTTGCGGAAAAAAGACAATACCTACATGGTCAATTACCATGAAAATCGCAGCTAGCAATTTGATGTGATAGTTGTTAAGCTGCAATTTCAACGTTCTCGTACCAATACTATGATAAACACACTATATGTAACCGCAGCCTTTAACGAAAGTCACTAGCACTTAACGGCACTCCTTAATTACATTCTAAACAACTTCAATATAAGGTAGACATGACGCTGTGCTTTAAAGCAAATGGCAAACCTGACTTAAGCGCAATTCCTGATTGGCTGGCTGTAGAATTCTCGTTTGCAGCGAAAGAACCTTACTTTTACAGTGTGCGTGTTGTACCAGAAATTGTTGATGTCGCCTTGGTTTTAGGAACACTAGAACACGATGGCACACCATCAGGATGGATTGCACATTTGCAAAATTTAGGCTTTGAGGACGTTGTGCAAGTTTCTTGTCGTGAATTCTTTTGTCCGAGGGCGGATCGCGATCGCTAATCATATTAAATCCGGTTGATGAGTGATGATAAAAATGCTGAAGGGTGACGCGTGACTATTCACTAATAACTAACCACAAAGAAAGGTTATTTAACCGAAGATGATGTCATATTATAGCCATAGTCAATAGAGTTAGGACATTATCGAAGCTGGTATTGATGTCCCTGAGGGGAGTTTAACCCTGACCTCTGACCTCTGACCCCTGCTATATTATGCATTCTTGTGTCGAGAAACTTTTAAAGTGGTACGACAATCACCAGCGACTTTTACCCTGGCGTCAAGAAATCAATATTTATCACACCTGGGTGAGTGAAGTGATGAGTCAACAAACAGTGTTGGCTGTAGTCGTTCCTAAATTTTCCGAATTTATTCAGCAGTTGCCTACAGTATACGACCTTGCCAAGTGTGATGAGGAAACATTACGTCAACTTTGGTCAGGGTTAGGCTATTATGCACGAGCGCGGAACTTGCAAAAAGGCGCACAGATGATTGTAGAACAGCTTCACGGTCGTTTTCCGCAATCATACAATGAATGGCTCAAAATTCCTGGATGTGGTACTTATACCGCCGCTGCGATCGCTAGCATCTGTCATCGTGAAAAAGTTGCGTGTGTCGATGGTAATGTCATCCGCGTGGTTAGTCGTCTACTTGCTTTATCCGATGTGTGGAGTAAATCAGGACAATCAGCAATTCAGGCGTATGTTAATAGTATCATTCCTCCGAAACGTCCTGGCGACTTCAATCAAGCGATGATGGAATTAGGCGCGACAATTTGTCGGAAATCAAACCCACTATGCGATCGTTGTCCTTTACAACAATCTTGTCTCGCATTTACTCATAATTGCGTTGTCCAGTATCCACCCAAAAAACCGCGACGCACTTCAATTAATATTGAGTTATTTGCATTAATTGTTTGGCACAGACAAACCGATACATTCGCCTTTGTAAAACGAACAAAAGGATTTTTAAAACATACTATCGGTTTTCCTTTATTGAGTCCAGATGAAGTATCAGAATTAGAAAGTATCCTGCACTCGTTGCCATTGCAAATCTTTAAATCTACTGATAGCTTCTCTCACACTATCACTCATCATCGTATTTCTAGCAGAGTTGCGATCGTGCAAGTGACACAAGAGAGTACTGATGCTGTGTTGATTTTACAGAAACTTGGATTTTTAGCACCTATTGACTGGGTAAGTAGAAGCAAGACGATCGCAAAACTTGCCACTACATTAGATAAAAAAGCTTTTCGACTGTTTTCGATGCAGAATCAGTAGCGATCGCCTTCTTTTATTCTCCTCAATTTCAAGCACATTTTTTTGTATCTTTTATTGTATAAATGGTAGTTCTGAATAAGGCAGAGTAGTCATAATCCTACAAAAGCCCACATTGCGCCCAGCATCGCAGCCATTAAGACATAAACTGAACCCCAAAAAATACCAAATAGACAACCACCTTTGATCGTTAAGATCGCGCCAGGGACAAATAGCAATGTTGCAATGTTGTAGATGGCAATGAATGCAACAAGCCTTAAAACACCACTACTTTTGACCCCGATTAATAATGTCTGCAAAAGGTCTTGCAGATTCAATTGTTTAAATACGATCGCGATCAGTTTGAGCCTGATATTGTATCGGCAGTTGAATTGAGTCATGTTTTCCTTAATATGAGACGATCGCCTAAGTGCGACAGCTTAGCAACTCAGTTTGGTTGTAGAAAATTGCCCATAAGGTGAGTAAAGGCTACTTTATTTGAAATTTGACAAAAAGAATATTATTTTATTGTTTTAATTAATTGAATTTCGATAACAATCGGGGAACTGACTTAAACCACTGACTTGGAGATAGTCGCGATTGATGGCGATACAAATAAACAAGTTTTTTTGGCGAAACCCCAAGTAAATATCCCAGAATCACAATTTGGTTAATCAGTGTTGTTTTCACAACTCCTTGTTTCAACCATCGACGCGCTGAGGTGATTACAGGTACAGGAATAATTGCAATATCTCCCAAGCGTTTTAACCGCCGCATCAATTCAAAATCTTCCATAATTGGCAACTCTGGAAAACTACCAATTTGGTGAAATGTTTCTGCTTTCAGAAAAATAGCTTGGTCGCCGTAGGGCATTTGTAAAAAGTGCGATCGCCAATTTACTCCTTGTTCAATAACTCGCAAACTTAAGCGCGGTGCATTAATTTGTAATGCAAACGCACCTGCTACAAAAACTTTTTTACATCTTGGCGAACGTCTGAATATACCACGAATCATCGTGTCAAACTTAGGAGGTAAAAGGGTATCGCCATGTAAAAATAAGAGAATTTCTCCCGTTGCTGCTACAGCACCCATATTCATTTGATATGCACGACCCGTCGTAGATGCTGATAGAACTTTAACACCGAGCGACTGCACTAACTCCAGCGTACCATCAACCGAACCACCATCAACAACAATTACTTCAATATTTGTACTTGATTGAGTACAAGCAAGCACATTTTTGATCGTACCTACCTCATTAAGAACCGGAATGATAATTGAAATTCTTCCGGTTGTTGCTGCTAAAGTCACGGCTTTACGATTTCTAACTTTCAACTAAAATACCACCACAACTAGAACCACATCTAGCTGTACAGTCTGTATTTCGTTCACTAAATCTAAAGTGCCAGCTTTCAGTCACTGAGCAACTGTTAATATCTTGCGATCGCGAGTTTTTGCCGGAATATTTGCCATTCGGTTAAAGTCGTAATCGTAAATATTACCTAGATAATCAATTAAAAGTTCATTGCAACACATTAAATGTTCAACTATACTGAAATTGAAACGAGACTCTAAAAAATGCAAATAATGTTCATACAAATTTCTATATTCTAAATACAACATTGAAGCCAAAATAACAGATTTCAATCAGACTTAAATAAATTTATTCCATAGATACTAATGCTTTGAGGAATGTAGAACCATTGCTGTACTTTTCCATCATTACATCTTGAACACTAGCTTTTTTTCAACACATCTAATGGCGCACCCAGCCCGTACTGAATTGCAGGATTCTGAGCATACTGATAGCACTTAAAACGGACAGCATACTTCCTGCACTTAAAACACTCAATATACAACCAGCGCTACCGACGCTTAAAATACTCCCCGCGCTGCCGATACTAAGGATGCTACCAACGCTACCAATACTTAAAATACTTCCAGCGCTACCAATGCTGAGGATACTACGATAACTCATCCAACTCAAAATACTGCGTTCTGTGGCAATCCAGCTTTCACCCATCTTGCCGCTATAACTAAATGAACAGAGGGATTGTAACACAGCGTGAGAAGGCATACATAATGTTCTGCCTTTATAGCAATAGTTAGTATGCTTAGGACATGATAGAAACATTGAATCAAACTTCATCTCCATGAATTTGTTATTTATCCTGGAAATTTTCTTTGTTCTATTGCTAAGTGCGATCGCTCTCTATATACTCACCGCTCGTCGTTATCAATCGTCTGACTCAGTTGCCAACTCGTACGACCAATGGACTGAAGACGGAATTTTAGAGTTTTATTGGGGCGAACACATTCACTTAGGACATTATGGATCGCCACCGCGCCGTAAGGATTTTCTCATAGCTAAATCTGACTTTGTACATGAAATGGTGCGTTGGGGTGGCTTAGATAAGTTTCCCCCTGGGACAACGGTTCTCGATGTTGGCTGTGGTATTGGAGGAAGCAGCCGCATTTTGGCACGAGATTACGGATTTGCGGTCACTGGAATTACGATCAGCCCGCAACAAGTACTCCGCGCCAAGCAACTTACGCCCGAAGAACTGAATGTCCAGTTTCAGGTAGATGATGCAATGGCGATGTCGTTTCCCGATGCTAGTTTTGATGTTGTTTGGTCAATTGAGGCAGGTCCGCATATGCCCGATAAAGCAATTTTTGCGAAAGAATTGATGCGAGTACTCAAGCCAGGGGGCTTGCTAGTTGTTGCGGATTGGAATCAACGCGATGCACGTCAAAAGCCACTCAATTTTTGGGAAAAACCCGTGATGCGGCAACTCCTAGATCAGTGGTCTCATCCTGAATTTGCCAGTATTGAAGAATTTGCTGAACTTTTGGCAGCAACGGGATTTGTAGAAGGCGAGGTTGTTACTGCTGATTGGACAGAACCAACGCTACCATCTTGGGGACATTCGATTTGGCAAGGTGTGGTTCGACCTCAAGGGTTGGTGCAATTTGGTTTACCAGGAATCCTCAAGTCGCTGCGCGAAGTTCCGACTCTACTTCTGATGCGGTTAGCATTTGGCACAGGACTTTGCCGATTCGGAATGTTTCGCGCTGTCCGAAACAACAAGGTAACAGCAAATGAACTGCTAGAAGTAGTTGATGCGAAGGCAATTAATCATTACTGAAGTTGAGGCTATTTAAGCAAAGTGTGCCTCGTACACCCAGTCAATTCATTTTTCTCACTGGCAATTTATCCAGTGAGAAACGAATACATAATCGCAGTAAGTCTAAGTTAGTAATGCGATCGCGCTTTGCAAAATTGAGCTAATGACTTTAGTAACTGCTGTTGTGGACTTCAATATCTTCCATATTCTTGAAAGCACAGAGCCTCGCTGACCAGTAAATAATATTTTTGAGATTTAGCTCGAATGAATGACGATATAGAAAAACAACAGGATATGCTTCATAATCACGAAATCTTCCTTTTTCGATTAATTGCTTTGCCAGCGAGTTCGCAGCATACCTATATCCTCAACTCAAGGAGCAAATAGTGAAGGTCATAGTAATAGATCTGTCTTCTTTAGTGCATTTTTCGCCTTCT
This window contains:
- a CDS encoding isoprenylcysteine carboxylmethyltransferase family protein — encoded protein: MITTFLVYFLIACYFVVERTLRKGEQALSLQPGSSDRNSSYMMWANGLFSILLVLLAPILNFYNLGSWNNIYVSWIGIIVMISGLVIRYWAAQTLGKFYTRTLQIVEEHQIIDIGLYSIIRHPGYLGVFIMTIGAGLAVTNWIVLLITVITSFVSCAYRIYVEEEMLEGTFGEDYKVYKATTWRMIPLVY
- a CDS encoding Uma2 family endonuclease, coding for MLLNLSAIAPIKEEQYLKICEDNPDLKLELDQYGTLIVMPPTGGTSGNRNAEITYQLQAWNKQKKLGKVFDSSTEFKLPNGAFRSPDAAWISLEHWNRLTKKEQDKFPPLAPDFVIELRSSSDRLKPLQEKMQEYITNGVRLGWLIDPQNQQVEVYRQGHSVEILQSPNSLSGEDVLPEFVLDLNEIW
- a CDS encoding NADPH-dependent oxidoreductase yields the protein MTINPIELLRSRYGQSLDFDSEWNACLTTLLSHRSIRAYRPDPLPSGTLELIIASAQSAATSSNLQTWSAIAIEDAQRKAQLAALAGNQKQIQQCPLFLVWLADLARLTHIAQSRGMSHAGLDYLEMFVTATIDAALAAQNATVAAESLGLGTVYIGAMRNHPEEIAALLKLPPHVFAVFGLCVGYPDSPQAAIKPRLPQSAMLHRERYDLTVQDAAIAQYNEIMQNFYREQQMNVTGDWAEHSVKRIATPQSLSGRDRLREALQNLGFELR
- a CDS encoding protein tyrosine phosphatase family protein — its product is MEIYNFLQVSDAIATAGQPTAQQFADIKAAGYEVVVNLALPTSTHAIANEQKIVEDLGMDYVHIPVIWEKPTLEDIERFFHVMQANADKNVFVHCAMNMRVSAFVYLYRVIHEQTSVEEAKQDLQRIWQPNDTWQQFIDKVIAHYQKA
- a CDS encoding glutathione peroxidase, with translation MLSNKEGQKVPNCTFRTRQNNEWVDITTDDLFNGKTVVVFALPGAFTPTCSSTHLPGYNQMAKAFYENGVDEIVCISVNDAFVMNEWAKHQEAENIKMIPDGNGLFTEGMGMLVDKTELGFGKRSWRYSMLVKDGVIEKMFIEPEEPGDPFKVSDAETMLNHINPQAAKPKLVSLFAKIGCPFCARAKTMLKERGLDYEEIVIGKDVTTRSLQAVAGATTVPQVFIDGKLIGGSEALEAYFAAL
- a CDS encoding TraX family protein, with product MKLQLNNYHIKLLAAIFMVIDHVGIVFFPQVFVFRVIGRLSFPLFAWLLAQGERYTRSFPRYLQRLVLLGLLSQPLYVLTLSGTRPNILFTLSLGLITLRLSRRLREYKYLIWILGIVSAELLRVEYGAYGVAAMCLMSIFAPNLHWWLAWIALHLVDAIAVSNIFQLPAIVTPVFIHVANHQRGSSARWFYSFYPLHLLVLFLIFRLSEARL
- a CDS encoding A/G-specific adenine glycosylase, whose protein sequence is MHSCVEKLLKWYDNHQRLLPWRQEINIYHTWVSEVMSQQTVLAVVVPKFSEFIQQLPTVYDLAKCDEETLRQLWSGLGYYARARNLQKGAQMIVEQLHGRFPQSYNEWLKIPGCGTYTAAAIASICHREKVACVDGNVIRVVSRLLALSDVWSKSGQSAIQAYVNSIIPPKRPGDFNQAMMELGATICRKSNPLCDRCPLQQSCLAFTHNCVVQYPPKKPRRTSINIELFALIVWHRQTDTFAFVKRTKGFLKHTIGFPLLSPDEVSELESILHSLPLQIFKSTDSFSHTITHHRISSRVAIVQVTQESTDAVLILQKLGFLAPIDWVSRSKTIAKLATTLDKKAFRLFSMQNQ
- a CDS encoding DedA family protein, producing MTQFNCRYNIRLKLIAIVFKQLNLQDLLQTLLIGVKSSGVLRLVAFIAIYNIATLLFVPGAILTIKGGCLFGIFWGSVYVLMAAMLGAMWAFVGL
- a CDS encoding TIGR04283 family arsenosugar biosynthesis glycosyltransferase, giving the protein MKVRNRKAVTLAATTGRISIIIPVLNEVGTIKNVLACTQSSTNIEVIVVDGGSVDGTLELVQSLGVKVLSASTTGRAYQMNMGAVAATGEILLFLHGDTLLPPKFDTMIRGIFRRSPRCKKVFVAGAFALQINAPRLSLRVIEQGVNWRSHFLQMPYGDQAIFLKAETFHQIGSFPELPIMEDFELMRRLKRLGDIAIIPVPVITSARRWLKQGVVKTTLINQIVILGYLLGVSPKKLVYLYRHQSRLSPSQWFKSVPRLLSKFN
- a CDS encoding DUF3641 domain-containing protein, encoding MLYLEYRNLYEHYLHFLESRFNFSIVEHLMCCNELLIDYLGNIYDYDFNRMANIPAKTRDRKILTVAQ
- a CDS encoding methyltransferase domain-containing protein is translated as MNLLFILEIFFVLLLSAIALYILTARRYQSSDSVANSYDQWTEDGILEFYWGEHIHLGHYGSPPRRKDFLIAKSDFVHEMVRWGGLDKFPPGTTVLDVGCGIGGSSRILARDYGFAVTGITISPQQVLRAKQLTPEELNVQFQVDDAMAMSFPDASFDVVWSIEAGPHMPDKAIFAKELMRVLKPGGLLVVADWNQRDARQKPLNFWEKPVMRQLLDQWSHPEFASIEEFAELLAATGFVEGEVVTADWTEPTLPSWGHSIWQGVVRPQGLVQFGLPGILKSLREVPTLLLMRLAFGTGLCRFGMFRAVRNNKVTANELLEVVDAKAINHY